TGCGCAACCGAGCGCGCCGACCTCCCCGGCTGCGCCGGTCGCCGAGGCGGCGCCGGTCGCGCCGACGCCCCCCATCACGCCGATCGTCACCCCGATGGCGAACGGCCAGGCCACCGTCGCCGCCGACCTGGCAACTCCCGCCAGCCGCGGGCCGCTGCTGGCCTTCGACCCGCTGCCGCCGGTGGCCGCAGCGGCCGCCGAGGACCCGTACGTGACGGCGACCCCGGCCCCAACGGCTGCCCCGGCTGCGCCGACGACACCGGTCCCGCCGCCGATCCCGGTCGAGGACGCCGCGGGCGGCGGCACGGTACGCGGCCACGCCCACTCGACCGAGCAGACTCTCGCGGTCCCGGCGGCGTACGCCACCTTCGCCCCCGAGCCGACGCAGGCCGTGGCGGCGTACCGGCCGGACTCCGGCACTGCGGACGTCGTCGCCCTCGACTTCCCCGCCGTACTCACCGTCGCGCCGCCTCAGGCCCCGGTCGCGGGCTGGCCCGACAACCCCGCCGACCCCTACGTCCAGACGGCAGAAGCCCGCTGATCTTGACGCTTTCGGCCTGATGGGTGCTCTATCAGGCCGAAAAGGTCAAGATCACCGAGGGTGGCTGGTAGCCTGATGTACGTCGCGGCGTACGCCGCAATCTCCCGTGGGCGAGCTGCCCATGTGGTCGCAAACGTCAGTTGCTCCTTCATTGGGCCGGCTTTTCGTAGTTTCGCGGCCTGAACGCACAGGAGCACAACCATGTCTTCACCCACCCGACATCGCGCTGCGCGCAAGCCGGCAGCGGCCACCTATCAGGGCCAGCGCAGCAAGCCCGCTCGCACCGGCCAGCCGGAGCGCGGCCAGGGCCAGGTCTCTCGCAGCCCGCACCAGGGCCAGAGCAAGGACCACAGCCAGGGCCAGCCGGCTCGCGGCCAGGGTCAGACCTCCCGCGGCCAGCACCAGGGCCAGGGCGCGCCGGCTCGCGGCCAGGGCCAGCCGGCTCGCGGCCAGGGTCCGTCACGCACCCCCGGCAAGCCGAAGCGCCGCACGACCAACGACCGTCCGGTACGCCGGCCCGCGCTGTCCCAGCTCGACCTCGCGCTGAACGCGGCGCAAGAGCTGCCCGAACCCGAGCCGCGCACGTTCGCCCAGCTCGGCCTGCCCGAGGCCGCCGTACGCGTCCTCAACCGGCGCGGCATCGACTCGCCGTTCGCCATCCAGGCGCGGGCGCTGCCCGACGCGATCGCCGGCCGCGACGTACTTGCCCGTGCCCAGACCGGGTCGGGCAAGACACTCGCGTTCGGCCTGCCGATGATGGCGCGCCTCACCGGTGACGGCAGCGCTCGCCGTACCCTTCGCCCGCGCGGCCTCGTCCTCGTCCCGACTCGTGAGCTCGCCCGGCAGGTCGCGAACGACCTCGAGCCGGTCGCCACGATCCTCGGGCTGAAGATCGCCACCGTCTTCGGCGGCGCGCCGATGGGCCGCCAGATCGAGCAGCTGCGCCGCGGTGTCGACGTCGTCGTCGCGACGCCGGGTCGGCTCATCGACCTGATGGAACGCGGCTCGGTGTTGCTCGACGCGGTCGAGATCGCCGTACTCGACGAGGCCGACCACATGGCCGACCTCGGGTTCATGCCGGCGGTCACGAAGATCCTCGACGAGACGCCGCAGGGCCGGCAGTGCCTGCTGTTCTCCGCGACCCTCGACCGCGGCGTAGACAAGCTGGTCGAGCGCTATCTCCACGACCCGGCCATCCACGCGGTCGCGCCGACGCCGATCA
This Mycobacteriales bacterium DNA region includes the following protein-coding sequences:
- a CDS encoding DEAD/DEAH box helicase; the protein is MSSPTRHRAARKPAAATYQGQRSKPARTGQPERGQGQVSRSPHQGQSKDHSQGQPARGQGQTSRGQHQGQGAPARGQGQPARGQGPSRTPGKPKRRTTNDRPVRRPALSQLDLALNAAQELPEPEPRTFAQLGLPEAAVRVLNRRGIDSPFAIQARALPDAIAGRDVLARAQTGSGKTLAFGLPMMARLTGDGSARRTLRPRGLVLVPTRELARQVANDLEPVATILGLKIATVFGGAPMGRQIEQLRRGVDVVVATPGRLIDLMERGSVLLDAVEIAVLDEADHMADLGFMPAVTKILDETPQGRQCLLFSATLDRGVDKLVERYLHDPAIHAVAPTPITAENMRHQVFELAHEDKVPVAAQIAGRPARTLFFVRTKHGADRLARQLVNHGVEAAAIHGNLNQGQRQRALDAFASGHSRVLVATDVAARGIHVDDVDLVVHFDPPNDHKDYLHRSGRTARAGATGTVVSLVEPGQVRDVERIHSAASVTPEIARVTDDHPAVHALATSGEPVVVQPLAVPERQPHPGGGGARRPRYNGRAAKRRHANPA